One Triticum dicoccoides isolate Atlit2015 ecotype Zavitan chromosome 5B, WEW_v2.0, whole genome shotgun sequence genomic window carries:
- the LOC119311177 gene encoding cytochrome c oxidase assembly factor 5, giving the protein MSKSCKGLAMELVKCLSETDCVKVQKRPYKECAGEKAPNITSECVGLRETYFNCKRGQVDMRARIRGNKGY; this is encoded by the exons ATGTCGAAGTCGTGCAAGGGGCTAGCCATGGAGCTCGTCAAGTGCCTCAGCGAGACCGACTGCGTCA AGGTGCAGAAGAGGCCGTACAAGGAGTGCGCCGGGGAGAAGGCGCCCAACATCACCAGCGAGTGCGTCGGCCTGCGGGAGACCTACTTCAACTGCAAAAGGGGCCAG GTTGACATGCGAGCCCGGATACGTGGGAACAAGGGGTATTGA